One Clavibacter zhangzhiyongii genomic region harbors:
- a CDS encoding PP2C family protein-serine/threonine phosphatase, whose amino-acid sequence MSLIGDARETATQRAVQALGLLDGPPEERFDRVTRLARTAFDVPLSTIGLADHDRMWFASCAGAELSETPISSVFCDTTVREERILVVEDAQAHPVFRHLPSVAGEPHIRFYAGFPLRDTEGVVIGTFCLYDMRVRSLDRAQLALFGELAEWAQRELVASAEMERAHAVQSALLPAAEVEIPGYEVAAVCIPAQVVGGDFYDYERTPSGLRFSLADVMGKGTGAAILTATVRAVLRGIASTADRYGAGVLEDTGLMVTDAARSLDADLDRTGAFVTLQHGHLDQASGLLRYADAGHGLTIIVHADGRVTHLDTSDLPVGIDPDHRWEERHAVLARGDTFVTFSDGLFDMFGGSDPAFAAIGRLVTEAGGVHALVDRVRILASAGTPLDDVTVLAVSRA is encoded by the coding sequence ATGAGTCTGATCGGGGACGCGCGGGAGACCGCCACCCAGCGAGCCGTCCAGGCGCTCGGACTGCTCGACGGGCCGCCCGAGGAGCGCTTCGACCGCGTCACCCGGCTGGCCCGCACGGCCTTCGACGTGCCGCTGTCCACCATCGGCCTCGCGGACCACGATCGCATGTGGTTCGCCTCCTGCGCGGGCGCCGAGCTGTCGGAGACGCCCATCAGCAGCGTCTTCTGCGACACCACGGTGCGCGAGGAGCGGATCCTCGTCGTCGAGGACGCGCAGGCGCACCCCGTCTTCCGCCACCTGCCGTCGGTCGCGGGCGAGCCGCACATCCGCTTCTACGCGGGGTTCCCGCTCCGCGACACCGAGGGCGTCGTCATCGGGACCTTCTGCCTCTACGACATGCGCGTGCGGTCGCTCGACCGCGCCCAGCTCGCGCTCTTCGGCGAGCTCGCCGAGTGGGCGCAGCGCGAGCTGGTGGCGAGCGCCGAGATGGAGCGCGCGCACGCCGTGCAGTCGGCGCTGCTGCCCGCGGCCGAGGTGGAGATCCCGGGCTACGAGGTCGCGGCGGTGTGCATCCCCGCGCAGGTCGTGGGCGGCGACTTCTACGACTACGAGCGCACGCCCTCGGGCCTCCGCTTCTCCCTCGCCGACGTGATGGGCAAGGGCACGGGCGCCGCGATCCTCACGGCCACCGTGCGCGCGGTCCTCCGCGGCATCGCGAGCACCGCCGACCGCTACGGCGCGGGCGTCCTCGAGGACACCGGGCTGATGGTCACCGACGCCGCCCGCTCGCTCGACGCCGACCTCGACCGCACGGGCGCCTTCGTCACCCTGCAGCACGGGCACCTCGACCAGGCCTCCGGGCTGCTGCGGTACGCGGACGCGGGCCACGGCCTGACGATCATCGTCCACGCCGACGGCCGGGTCACCCACCTCGACACGAGCGACCTGCCCGTGGGGATCGACCCCGACCACCGGTGGGAGGAGCGCCACGCGGTCCTCGCGCGCGGCGACACGTTCGTGACCTTCAGCGACGGCCTGTTCGACATGTTCGGCGGCAGCGACCCCGCGTTCGCCGCCATCGGCCGGCTCGTGACCGAGGCGGGCGGCGTCCACGCGCTCGTCGACCGGGTGCGCATCCTCGCCTCCGCCGGCACGCCGCTCGACGACGTGACCGTCCTCGCCGTGAGCCGCGCGTGA
- a CDS encoding NAD(P)/FAD-dependent oxidoreductase — protein MPKILIVGGGYAGFYTAWKLESHLRSGEAEVTMVDPLPYMTYQPFLPEVVSGSIEPRHAVVSQRRHLRTTNVVTAKVTGIDHASKTATITPPVGEPYEFQYDIIVVTAGSVSRTFPIPGVADEAIGLKTIEEAVAIRDRIFANFDRAATLPAGPERDRLLTFVVVGGGFAGIEVFAEMRSIATDLVKKYPEIDFEDTHFHLIEAMGRIMPEVSLETSHWVLKNLAERGALVHLDTQLKSAVGGVVELSTGESFESDVIVWTAGVMASPMLKNTDLPIEERGRLRVRADGRVEGDDGIVADAWGAGDVAATPDLTGGGVGGFCVPNAQHAVRQGKLMAKNLTASLRGEGITDYFHKNLGAVAGLGLYQGAFQSGKIGITGFPAWVMHRGYHGLAIPSFERKARVVTGWLNNLVWGRDIVSLEARETPRTAFETFASRPRPAADAAPAAPKKEAAPAKKAEEEKADAPSEGEKSPALAGSYSTAPTPETNDEDRTA, from the coding sequence GTGCCCAAAATCCTGATCGTCGGCGGCGGCTACGCCGGTTTCTACACGGCATGGAAGCTCGAGTCGCACCTCCGATCCGGCGAGGCCGAGGTCACCATGGTCGACCCGCTGCCGTACATGACGTACCAGCCGTTCCTGCCCGAGGTGGTCTCCGGATCCATCGAGCCGCGCCACGCCGTGGTGTCCCAGCGACGCCACCTGCGCACCACCAACGTCGTCACCGCCAAGGTCACCGGCATCGACCACGCGTCGAAGACCGCGACCATCACGCCGCCCGTGGGCGAGCCGTACGAGTTCCAGTACGACATCATCGTCGTCACCGCGGGCAGCGTCTCCCGCACGTTCCCGATCCCGGGCGTCGCGGACGAGGCCATCGGCCTGAAGACCATCGAGGAGGCCGTCGCCATCCGCGACCGCATCTTCGCCAACTTCGACCGCGCGGCCACGCTGCCGGCCGGACCCGAGCGCGACCGCCTCCTCACCTTCGTGGTGGTCGGCGGCGGCTTCGCGGGCATCGAGGTCTTCGCCGAGATGCGCAGCATCGCGACCGACCTCGTGAAGAAGTACCCCGAGATCGACTTCGAGGACACGCACTTCCACCTCATCGAGGCCATGGGCCGCATCATGCCCGAGGTGTCGCTCGAGACCAGCCACTGGGTGCTGAAGAACCTCGCCGAGCGCGGCGCGCTCGTGCACCTCGACACGCAGCTGAAGTCCGCCGTCGGCGGCGTCGTCGAGCTGTCGACCGGCGAGTCGTTCGAGTCCGACGTCATCGTCTGGACCGCGGGCGTCATGGCCAGCCCCATGCTCAAGAACACCGACCTCCCCATCGAGGAGCGCGGGCGCCTGCGCGTGCGCGCCGACGGACGCGTCGAGGGCGACGACGGCATCGTGGCGGACGCCTGGGGCGCCGGCGACGTGGCGGCCACCCCCGACCTCACCGGCGGCGGCGTCGGCGGCTTCTGCGTGCCCAACGCGCAGCACGCCGTCCGCCAGGGCAAGCTCATGGCGAAGAACCTCACCGCGAGCCTCCGCGGCGAGGGCATCACCGACTACTTCCACAAGAACCTCGGCGCCGTCGCGGGCCTCGGCCTGTACCAGGGCGCGTTCCAGTCCGGGAAGATCGGCATCACCGGCTTCCCCGCCTGGGTCATGCACCGCGGCTACCACGGCCTCGCGATCCCGTCCTTCGAGCGCAAGGCGCGCGTCGTCACGGGCTGGCTGAACAACCTCGTCTGGGGCCGCGACATCGTCTCCCTCGAGGCGCGCGAGACCCCGCGCACCGCGTTCGAGACGTTCGCGTCGCGCCCGCGCCCGGCGGCGGACGCCGCTCCGGCCGCGCCCAAGAAGGAGGCCGCCCCGGCCAAGAAGGCCGAGGAGGAGAAGGCCGACGCGCCCTCCGAGGGCGAGAAGTCCCCGGCGCTCGCGGGCAGCTACAGCACGGCGCCCACGCCCGAGACGAACGACGAGGACCGCACGGCCTGA
- a CDS encoding S8 family peptidase, translated as MIPERQARRRDAAGPGRPARRLARTAVVGLLALGAALSAAPPAHADPVRERQYWLGDYGVEQAWQTTRGEGVNVAVIDTGVDSSVADLRGAVVGGTDVSGVGSADGSRPVGASSEHGTMVASLLAGRGTGTGSGVIGVAPAASILSVSVALGGPTPGARDEDAQIADAVRWAVDNGASVINMSLTRNSLDWPESWDRAFLYAYEHDVVVVAAAGNRGSGTTEVGAPATIPGVLAVAGVDRAGAASFDASSQGITIAVAAPSEQLVGVAPGGGYVQWSGTSGAAPLVSGVVALVRAAHPELKADDVVERVLATARPKGQPEIYGRGLVDAAAAVTAEVPPASGKPLGDLAEWVRLYRRAPVATPDPSASATPDAGPAVPADAPTADASADALPTVGALRAVGIPALVLSVFGALAAAMAVVAFRHFRRLLR; from the coding sequence ATGATCCCGGAGCGCCAGGCGCGCCGGCGTGACGCAGCGGGCCCGGGCCGACCGGCGCGCCGCCTCGCGCGCACGGCCGTCGTCGGGCTCCTCGCCCTCGGCGCCGCGCTCAGCGCGGCGCCCCCCGCCCACGCGGATCCCGTCCGCGAGCGCCAGTACTGGCTCGGCGACTACGGCGTCGAGCAGGCGTGGCAGACCACGCGCGGCGAGGGCGTGAACGTCGCCGTCATCGACACGGGCGTCGACTCCTCCGTGGCCGACCTCCGCGGCGCGGTCGTGGGCGGCACGGACGTCTCGGGCGTCGGATCCGCGGACGGCTCGCGCCCCGTCGGCGCCTCGAGCGAGCACGGCACCATGGTCGCGTCGCTCCTCGCCGGCCGCGGCACGGGCACCGGCTCCGGCGTCATCGGCGTGGCCCCGGCCGCGAGCATCCTCAGCGTCTCGGTCGCGCTCGGCGGCCCGACGCCCGGCGCCCGCGACGAGGACGCGCAGATCGCCGACGCCGTGCGCTGGGCCGTCGACAACGGCGCGAGCGTCATCAACATGTCCCTCACCCGGAACTCGCTCGACTGGCCTGAGAGCTGGGACCGCGCCTTCCTCTACGCCTACGAGCACGACGTCGTGGTCGTCGCGGCCGCGGGCAACCGGGGGAGCGGCACCACCGAGGTCGGCGCGCCCGCCACGATCCCGGGCGTGCTGGCGGTCGCGGGCGTGGACCGCGCGGGGGCGGCGAGCTTCGACGCGTCCTCGCAGGGCATCACCATCGCGGTCGCCGCGCCGAGCGAGCAGCTCGTGGGCGTCGCGCCCGGCGGCGGGTACGTGCAGTGGAGCGGCACGAGCGGCGCCGCGCCCCTCGTCTCCGGGGTGGTCGCGCTCGTGCGCGCCGCGCATCCGGAGCTCAAGGCGGACGACGTGGTGGAGCGCGTGCTCGCCACCGCCCGCCCGAAGGGCCAGCCCGAGATCTACGGCCGCGGGCTCGTCGACGCGGCCGCCGCCGTGACGGCCGAGGTCCCGCCCGCCAGCGGGAAGCCGCTCGGCGACCTCGCCGAGTGGGTGCGGCTCTACCGCCGGGCGCCCGTCGCGACGCCGGATCCGTCCGCCTCCGCCACCCCGGACGCCGGCCCCGCCGTGCCCGCCGACGCCCCCACCGCCGATGCCTCCGCCGACGCGCTGCCCACCGTGGGCGCGCTGCGTGCGGTGGGGATCCCGGCCCTCGTCCTCTCCGTCTTCGGGGCGCTCGCGGCCGCCATGGCCGTCGTCGCGTTCCGGCATTTCAGACGGCTGCTCCGTTAG
- a CDS encoding DUF501 domain-containing protein, translated as MTRPPFDPPSERDVRVVSAQLGRPARDVVGIAARCVCGNPTVVSTAPRLSDGTPFPTLYYLCHPAATAAISHLEAEHVMAELQDDLADDEALRDAYAAAHASYLADRESILVVPELAGVSAGGMPVRVKCLHALAGHALAAGPGVNPIGDIALARAAWSPDVCECADHDAA; from the coding sequence GTGACCCGACCCCCCTTCGACCCGCCCTCGGAGCGGGACGTCCGCGTCGTCTCCGCCCAGCTCGGCCGCCCCGCGCGCGACGTGGTCGGCATCGCCGCCCGCTGCGTGTGCGGCAACCCCACGGTCGTGAGCACGGCCCCGCGCCTCAGCGACGGCACGCCGTTCCCCACGCTCTACTACCTGTGCCACCCCGCGGCCACGGCCGCCATCTCGCACCTCGAGGCCGAGCACGTGATGGCCGAGCTGCAGGACGACCTGGCCGACGACGAGGCGCTGCGCGACGCCTACGCCGCGGCGCACGCCTCCTACCTCGCCGACCGCGAGTCGATCCTCGTGGTGCCCGAGCTCGCCGGCGTCTCCGCGGGCGGCATGCCCGTGCGCGTCAAGTGCCTGCACGCGCTGGCGGGTCACGCGCTCGCGGCCGGACCCGGCGTCAACCCCATCGGCGACATCGCGCTGGCCCGGGCCGCGTGGTCGCCCGACGTCTGCGAGTGCGCCGACCACGACGCGGCATGA
- a CDS encoding FtsB family cell division protein, with protein MARIPGLDTLRARRAPRPRTERVPVTLPEDDAPAGNWLRSMRFSGFSAMVLVLLVLTVVVLAPGLRIYLEQRQQLSSLQSAVDAQKGTIAQLQDQRARYDDPAFLKAQVRDRLFYVMPGETSYLVRGLPDTRGDATTTADGAPISDDLQETKRDWVQSLLGSALTSALSDTPPDQLQGSVQGGDQ; from the coding sequence ATGGCCCGCATCCCCGGCCTCGACACCCTCCGGGCCCGTCGCGCCCCGCGTCCGCGCACCGAGCGCGTCCCCGTCACCCTGCCCGAGGACGACGCCCCCGCCGGCAACTGGCTCCGCAGCATGCGCTTCTCCGGCTTCTCCGCGATGGTGCTCGTGCTCCTCGTCCTCACGGTCGTGGTCCTCGCCCCCGGCCTGCGCATCTACCTCGAGCAGCGGCAGCAGCTCAGCAGCCTGCAGAGCGCGGTGGACGCCCAGAAGGGCACCATCGCCCAGCTCCAGGACCAGCGCGCCCGCTACGACGACCCCGCGTTCCTCAAGGCGCAGGTCCGCGACCGCCTCTTCTACGTGATGCCCGGCGAGACGAGCTACCTCGTGCGCGGCCTGCCCGACACGCGCGGCGACGCGACCACCACGGCCGACGGCGCGCCCATCAGCGACGACCTGCAGGAGACGAAGCGGGACTGGGTGCAGTCCCTGCTCGGATCCGCGCTCACCAGCGCCCTCAGCGACACCCCGCCCGACCAGCTCCAGGGATCCGTCCAGGGAGGCGACCAGTGA
- the eno gene encoding phosphopyruvate hydratase, translating into MAAIEAVNAREILDSRGNPTVEVEVLLEDGTFTRAAVPSGASTGAFEAYELRDGDAGRYLGKGVQKAVAAVRDEIAPAIQDLDAADQRIIDATMIELDGTENKSRLGANALLGVSLAVAKAAADSAELPLYRYLGGPNAHTLPVPMLNVINGGSHADTNVDIQEFMILPVGASTFSEGLRWGVETYHALKSLLKKKGLSTGLGDEGGFAPNLDSNRAALDLLMEAIESAGFTPGKQIALGLDVASSEFFSDGAYTFEGQKVDAAHMTAYFSDLVASYPLITIEDPLDEDDWAGYDHFTAELGSKVQIVGDDLFVTNPKRLADGITRGVANSILVKVNQIGTLTETLDAVALAQRSGYTTVLSHRSGETEDTTIADLAVAVEAGQIKTGAPARSERVAKYNQLLRIEQDLGAAAVYAGRSAFPRFQA; encoded by the coding sequence GTGGCAGCCATCGAAGCAGTCAACGCACGCGAGATCCTCGACTCCCGGGGCAACCCGACCGTCGAGGTCGAGGTGCTCCTGGAGGACGGCACGTTCACCCGCGCCGCCGTCCCGTCCGGCGCCTCGACCGGCGCGTTCGAGGCGTACGAGCTGCGCGACGGCGACGCGGGCCGCTACCTGGGCAAGGGCGTCCAGAAGGCCGTCGCCGCGGTGCGCGACGAGATCGCCCCCGCCATCCAGGACCTCGACGCGGCCGACCAGCGCATCATCGACGCCACGATGATCGAGCTCGACGGCACCGAGAACAAGTCCCGCCTCGGCGCCAACGCGCTCCTCGGCGTCTCCCTCGCGGTCGCGAAGGCCGCGGCCGACTCCGCCGAGCTGCCCCTCTACCGCTACCTCGGCGGCCCGAACGCGCACACGCTGCCCGTCCCCATGCTCAACGTCATCAACGGCGGCTCGCACGCGGACACCAACGTCGACATCCAGGAGTTCATGATCCTGCCCGTCGGCGCGTCCACCTTCTCCGAGGGCCTGCGCTGGGGCGTCGAGACGTACCACGCGCTCAAGAGCCTGCTGAAGAAGAAGGGCCTGTCGACCGGCCTCGGCGACGAGGGCGGCTTCGCCCCGAACCTCGACAGCAACCGCGCCGCGCTCGACCTGCTCATGGAGGCCATCGAGTCCGCCGGCTTCACGCCCGGCAAGCAGATCGCGCTCGGCCTCGACGTGGCGTCCAGCGAGTTCTTCTCCGACGGCGCGTACACGTTCGAGGGGCAGAAGGTCGACGCCGCGCACATGACGGCGTACTTCTCGGACCTCGTCGCGTCCTACCCCCTCATCACCATCGAGGACCCGCTGGACGAGGACGACTGGGCCGGCTACGACCACTTCACCGCCGAGCTCGGCTCCAAGGTGCAGATCGTCGGCGACGACCTCTTCGTCACGAACCCGAAGCGCCTCGCCGACGGCATCACGCGCGGCGTCGCCAACTCGATCCTCGTCAAGGTCAACCAGATCGGCACGCTCACCGAGACGCTCGACGCGGTCGCCCTCGCGCAGCGCAGCGGCTACACCACGGTGCTCTCGCACCGCTCCGGCGAGACCGAGGACACCACCATCGCCGACCTCGCGGTCGCGGTGGAGGCGGGCCAGATCAAGACCGGCGCCCCCGCCCGCAGCGAGCGCGTCGCGAAGTACAACCAGCTCCTCCGCATCGAGCAGGACCTCGGCGCCGCCGCGGTCTACGCCGGCCGCAGCGCCTTCCCGCGCTTCCAGGCCTGA
- the hisS gene encoding histidine--tRNA ligase, whose product MPQQITPPRGMRDFLPAEKARREQALAIIRRTYRAHGFDEIETPVVEESGRLHAGLGGDNEKLAYSVLKRGLSGDDLRAAADSGDVLALSDLGLRFDLTVPLARFYASHRAELPGVFRSIQAAPVWRAERPQKGRYRQFMQCDIDVIGEAGQLAEVELISATAATLAALGLTGCTIRVNDRRILAGILDSCGFAPERQAQALISIDKLDKIGAAGVVAELAEGGADAADVLGGILERIEPALADGGVPLTAEAITGILPAGVDPDAVADLETLADALVGLPEGVTLRFDPTLVRGMGYYTGTIFEIAHPASGSSVGGGGRYDGMIGRFLGQDVPAAGFSIGFERIVDLAVLPAAEDADAIALVHDRRTPVAVLARLKAELVASGRRVRLEPRPKNVAPLLEALKQQGFRTFASVDADTADAASLQERPLDGGPRG is encoded by the coding sequence ATGCCCCAGCAGATCACGCCGCCCCGCGGCATGCGCGACTTCCTGCCCGCAGAGAAGGCCCGCCGCGAGCAGGCGCTCGCGATCATCCGCCGCACCTACCGCGCGCACGGCTTCGACGAGATCGAGACCCCCGTCGTCGAGGAGTCCGGCCGGCTGCACGCGGGCCTCGGCGGCGACAACGAGAAGCTCGCCTACTCCGTGCTGAAGCGCGGCCTCTCGGGTGACGACCTGCGCGCGGCCGCCGACTCCGGCGACGTCCTCGCGCTCTCCGACCTCGGCCTCCGCTTCGACCTCACGGTGCCGCTCGCACGCTTCTACGCCTCGCACCGCGCCGAGCTGCCGGGCGTCTTCCGGTCGATCCAGGCGGCGCCGGTCTGGCGCGCCGAGCGCCCGCAGAAGGGCCGCTACCGCCAGTTCATGCAGTGCGACATCGACGTCATCGGCGAGGCCGGGCAGCTGGCCGAGGTCGAGCTGATCTCCGCCACCGCGGCCACGCTCGCGGCGCTCGGCCTCACGGGCTGCACCATCCGCGTGAACGACCGGCGCATCCTCGCCGGGATCCTCGACTCCTGCGGCTTCGCCCCGGAACGCCAGGCCCAGGCCCTCATCAGCATCGACAAGCTCGACAAGATCGGCGCCGCGGGCGTGGTGGCCGAGCTCGCCGAGGGCGGGGCCGACGCGGCCGACGTGCTCGGCGGGATCCTCGAGCGCATCGAGCCCGCGCTCGCCGACGGCGGCGTGCCGCTCACGGCCGAGGCGATCACCGGCATCCTCCCCGCGGGCGTCGACCCCGACGCGGTCGCCGACCTGGAGACCCTGGCCGACGCGCTCGTCGGCCTCCCCGAGGGCGTCACCCTCCGCTTCGACCCGACCCTCGTGCGCGGCATGGGCTACTACACGGGCACGATCTTCGAGATCGCGCACCCCGCGTCCGGCAGCTCGGTGGGCGGCGGCGGCCGCTACGACGGCATGATCGGCCGCTTCCTCGGCCAGGACGTGCCCGCCGCGGGCTTCTCCATCGGCTTCGAGCGGATCGTCGACCTCGCCGTCCTGCCTGCCGCGGAGGACGCCGACGCCATCGCGCTCGTGCACGACCGCCGGACCCCCGTCGCGGTGCTCGCGCGCCTCAAGGCGGAGCTCGTCGCGTCCGGCCGCCGGGTGCGGCTCGAGCCGCGCCCCAAGAACGTCGCCCCGCTCCTCGAGGCGCTCAAGCAGCAGGGCTTCCGCACGTTCGCGTCGGTCGACGCGGACACCGCCGACGCCGCGTCGTTGCAGGAGCGACCGCTCGACGGCGGCCCGCGCGGCTGA
- a CDS encoding TetR/AcrR family transcriptional regulator, whose protein sequence is MAAPDPHRRQGLLAHILDHLRAHPLQSVTFRGLADALGESTFVLVYHFGSKERLLEAAMDAIDQRQAEMVEGDPRTIPPDRLREWATRAWSWRLTDVNRDFQRLEFEAALLRTRDGIVRPHAIASVSAWRRFGLEWMLAHGVPEDVAVDTADLLQAGSYGLQFDFVISGDRARALRGFEALIDSFSPRIEPWLDLTGQARPPAPPEPSPAA, encoded by the coding sequence GTGGCCGCTCCGGATCCCCATCGCCGCCAGGGCCTGCTGGCCCACATCCTCGACCACCTCCGCGCGCACCCGCTCCAGTCGGTGACGTTCCGCGGCCTCGCCGACGCGCTGGGGGAGAGCACGTTCGTGCTCGTCTACCACTTCGGCTCGAAGGAGCGGCTGCTCGAGGCCGCGATGGACGCGATCGACCAGCGCCAGGCGGAGATGGTGGAGGGCGATCCCCGCACGATCCCGCCCGACCGGCTGCGGGAGTGGGCGACCCGCGCCTGGAGCTGGCGCCTCACCGACGTCAACCGCGACTTCCAGCGCCTCGAGTTCGAGGCGGCGCTCCTCCGCACGCGCGACGGCATCGTCCGGCCGCACGCCATCGCGAGCGTGTCGGCCTGGCGGCGCTTCGGGCTCGAGTGGATGCTCGCCCACGGCGTCCCCGAGGACGTCGCGGTCGACACCGCGGACCTCCTCCAGGCCGGCTCCTACGGCCTGCAGTTCGACTTCGTGATCTCCGGCGATCGCGCCCGGGCGCTCCGCGGCTTCGAGGCGCTCATCGACTCGTTCTCGCCGCGCATCGAGCCGTGGCTCGACCTGACCGGCCAGGCCCGACCGCCCGCACCGCCCGAGCCGTCGCCCGCCGCCTGA
- a CDS encoding MazG family protein, producing MSEPASPSSSSSDASVDAVAGLAQAMAVLRAPDGCVWNRGMTHRSLVPYLLEESHELVEAIETDDVPGIREELADVLLQVVFHADIARTEGEGFDLADVARTATEKMVRRHPHVFGEERADTVEDVLRVWGAAKDREKRARTSVVDGIPMSMPSLALADKLLGRAERIGLLDADAPAAIPVDDEDDLGRLLLAIVVSARSRGLDAERALRTTLRSLTAEIRAAEPAPGTSGAGDEEGGVASPDAGRSA from the coding sequence ATGAGCGAGCCCGCATCCCCGTCCTCCTCCTCCTCCGACGCCTCCGTCGACGCCGTCGCCGGCCTCGCGCAGGCCATGGCCGTCCTCCGCGCGCCCGACGGCTGCGTCTGGAACCGCGGCATGACCCACCGCTCGCTCGTCCCGTACCTCCTCGAGGAGAGCCACGAGCTGGTCGAGGCCATCGAGACGGACGACGTGCCGGGCATCCGCGAGGAGCTCGCCGACGTGCTGCTGCAGGTCGTCTTCCACGCCGACATCGCGCGCACCGAGGGGGAGGGCTTCGACCTCGCCGACGTCGCGCGCACCGCCACCGAGAAGATGGTGCGCCGCCACCCGCACGTCTTCGGCGAGGAGCGCGCCGACACCGTCGAGGACGTGCTCCGCGTCTGGGGCGCGGCCAAGGACCGCGAGAAGCGGGCGCGCACGAGCGTCGTCGACGGGATCCCCATGTCCATGCCGTCCCTCGCCCTCGCCGACAAGCTCCTCGGCCGCGCCGAGCGCATCGGCCTGCTCGACGCGGACGCGCCCGCCGCCATCCCGGTCGACGACGAGGACGACCTCGGCCGGCTGCTGCTCGCGATCGTCGTGTCGGCCCGGTCGCGCGGCCTCGACGCGGAGCGCGCGCTGCGGACGACGCTGCGCTCGCTGACCGCGGAGATCCGCGCGGCGGAGCCGGCCCCCGGGACGAGCGGGGCGGGCGACGAGGAGGGCGGCGTCGCCTCCCCCGACGCGGGCCGGAGCGCCTGA
- a CDS encoding Na+/H+ antiporter NhaA, with the protein MTALIRSERIAAGLLLLAAVVGLVVANMPAGAGLIAWADGHLAVPAIGVDLSLRHWVSDGLLVVFFFIVAVELKHEFLAGGLNSVSAALVPAIAAVGGVVVPAGVYLAITAGSGFERGWPVPTATDIAFALGVLAVFGRGLPAAVRVFLLALAVLDDLIAIGIIAVFFTTDLAIVPLVVAVVGVVLFAVVGRLGVGRTGALRVAVVALLVVIALVTWWATLSSGIHATIAGVALGFALPRLSGLRAAHALEPLSNGIVLPLFAFSAALVAIPAVGLAELAPAFWGIALALPLGKLVGITAGGLLGAWVARRRGSAGGLAVPDLVTVSLLGGIGFTVSLLMSELAFAGLDEVRDEGTLAVLLGSGVSIVAAAVTLSIRSRRARREGASADGDDASRDDFPAHVDGGPARA; encoded by the coding sequence ATGACCGCCCTCATCCGCTCCGAGCGCATCGCCGCCGGACTCCTCCTCCTCGCCGCCGTCGTCGGCCTCGTCGTCGCGAACATGCCAGCCGGCGCCGGCCTCATCGCGTGGGCCGACGGCCACCTCGCCGTCCCCGCGATCGGCGTCGACCTGTCGCTCCGCCACTGGGTGAGCGACGGGCTGCTCGTCGTCTTCTTCTTCATCGTCGCCGTGGAGCTGAAGCACGAGTTCCTCGCCGGCGGGCTGAACAGCGTCTCCGCGGCGCTCGTCCCCGCGATCGCGGCGGTCGGCGGTGTGGTCGTGCCCGCGGGCGTCTACCTCGCGATCACCGCCGGCAGCGGCTTCGAGCGCGGCTGGCCCGTGCCCACCGCCACCGACATCGCCTTCGCGCTCGGCGTGCTCGCCGTCTTCGGCCGGGGCCTCCCGGCCGCCGTGCGCGTGTTCCTCCTGGCCCTCGCGGTGCTCGACGACCTCATCGCCATCGGGATCATCGCGGTCTTCTTCACGACCGACCTCGCGATCGTGCCGCTCGTCGTCGCCGTGGTCGGCGTCGTGCTCTTCGCCGTGGTCGGCCGCCTCGGCGTCGGGCGCACGGGCGCGCTCCGCGTCGCGGTCGTCGCGCTGCTCGTGGTCATCGCCCTCGTCACCTGGTGGGCCACGCTCTCCTCGGGGATCCACGCGACCATCGCCGGCGTCGCCCTCGGGTTCGCGCTCCCCCGCCTCTCGGGCCTCCGCGCGGCGCACGCGCTGGAGCCCCTCTCGAACGGGATCGTGCTGCCGCTGTTCGCGTTCTCCGCCGCGCTCGTCGCGATCCCCGCGGTGGGCCTCGCGGAGCTGGCGCCCGCCTTCTGGGGCATCGCGCTCGCGCTCCCGCTCGGCAAGCTCGTGGGCATCACCGCGGGCGGGCTCCTCGGCGCGTGGGTCGCGCGCCGACGCGGATCCGCGGGCGGCCTCGCCGTGCCCGACCTCGTGACCGTCTCGCTCCTCGGCGGGATCGGCTTCACGGTGTCGCTGCTCATGAGCGAGCTCGCGTTCGCGGGCCTCGACGAGGTGCGCGACGAGGGCACGCTCGCGGTGCTGCTCGGCTCGGGCGTCTCGATCGTCGCGGCGGCCGTCACCCTGTCGATCCGCAGCCGCCGTGCCCGCCGCGAGGGCGCCTCGGCGGACGGGGACGACGCGTCGCGCGACGACTTCCCGGCGCACGTGGACGGCGGACCGGCCCGCGCCTAG